Proteins encoded in a region of the Panthera uncia isolate 11264 chromosome B2 unlocalized genomic scaffold, Puncia_PCG_1.0 HiC_scaffold_24, whole genome shotgun sequence genome:
- the LOC125938453 gene encoding DLA class I histocompatibility antigen, A9/A9 alpha chain-like isoform X1 has protein sequence MPRMGFVMPRTLLLLLSEALAVTQTWAGSHSLRYFYTAVSRPGLGESRFIAVGYVDDTQFVRFDSDAPNPRMEPRAPWVEQEGPEYWDQETRNMKNSAQVFRVDLNTMLRYYNQSESGSHNIQWTFGCDVGPDGRLLRGYSQESYDGKDYIALNEDLGSWTAADTAAQITRRKWEETGAAKDWKNYLEGTCVEWLAKYLDMGKETLLRAVSPKTHVTRHQISDREVTLRCWALGFYPAEITLTWQRDGQDHTQDAELVETRPAGDGTFQKWAAVVVSSGEEQRYTCHVQHERLPEPITLRWEPSSLPSITILGIIAGVVVLVVTLVVGAVIWRKKFSGGKGPSYSHAARDDSTQGSDSSLMAPKGAATDRLCLRLIQKTEVLSADQSFH, from the exons GCTCCCACTCCCTGAGGTATTTCTACACCGCGGTGTCCCGGCCCGGCCTCGGGGAGTCCCGCTTCATCGCCGTGGGCTACGTGGACGACACGCAGTTCGTGCGGTTCGACAGCGACGCCCCGAATCCGAGGATGGAGCCGCGGGCCCCGTGGGTGGAGCAGGAGGGGCCGGAGTATTGGGACCAGGAGACGCGGAACATGAAGAACAGCGCACAGGTTTTCCGAGTGGACCTGAACACGATGCTCCGCTACTACAACCAGAGCGAGTCCG GGTCGCACAACATCCAGTGGACGTTTGGCTGTGACGTCGGACCCGACGGCCGCCTCCTCCGCGGGTACAGTCAGGAGTCCTATGACGGCAAGGATTACATCGCCCTGAACGAGGACCTGGGCTCCTGGACCGCGGCGGACACCGCGGCGCAGATCACCCGCCGCAAGTGGGAGGAGACCGGTGCAGCGAAGGACTGGAAGAACTACCTGGAGGGCACGTGCGTGGAGTGGCTCGCCAAATACCTGGACATGGGGAAGGAGACGCTGCTGCGCGCAG taTCTCCCAAAACACACGTGACCCGCCACCAGATCTCTGACCGTGAGGTGACCCTGaggtgctgggccctgggcttCTACCCTGCGGAGATCACCCTGACCTGGCAGCGTGATGGGCAGGACCACACCCAGGACGCAGAGCTTGTGGAGACCAGGCCTGCGGGAGATGGGACCTTCCAGAAGTGGGCGGCTGTGGTGGTGTCttctggagaggagcagagatacACGTGCCATGTGCAGCACGAGCGACTGCCCGAGCCCATCACCCTGAGATGGG agccatcctctctgccctccatcACCATTCTGGGCATCATTGCTGGTGTGGTTGTCCTTGTGGTCACTTTGGTGGTTGGAGCTGTGATCTGGAGGAAGAAGTTTTCAG GAGGAAAAGGACCAAGCTATTCTCATGCTGCAC GCGATGACAGTACTCAGGGCTCTGATTCGTCTCTAATGGCTCCTAAAG GAGCTGCCACGGACCGGCTGTGCCTGAGGCTCATCCAGAAGACAGAGGTCCTCTCCGCTGACCAATCGTTCCACTGA
- the LOC125938453 gene encoding DLA class I histocompatibility antigen, A9/A9 alpha chain-like isoform X3, with product MPRMGFVMPRTLLLLLSEALAVTQTWAGSHSLRYFYTAVSRPGLGESRFIAVGYVDDTQFVRFDSDAPNPRMEPRAPWVEQEGPEYWDQETRNMKNSAQVFRVDLNTMLRYYNQSESGSHNIQWTFGCDVGPDGRLLRGYSQESYDGKDYIALNEDLGSWTAADTAAQITRRKWEETGAAKDWKNYLEGTCVEWLAKYLDMGKETLLRAVSPKTHVTRHQISDREVTLRCWALGFYPAEITLTWQRDGQDHTQDAELVETRPAGDGTFQKWAAVVVSSGEEQRYTCHVQHERLPEPITLRWEPSSLPSITILGIIAGVVVLVVTLVVGAVIWRKKFSGGKGPSYSHAARDDSTQGSDSSLMAPKV from the exons GCTCCCACTCCCTGAGGTATTTCTACACCGCGGTGTCCCGGCCCGGCCTCGGGGAGTCCCGCTTCATCGCCGTGGGCTACGTGGACGACACGCAGTTCGTGCGGTTCGACAGCGACGCCCCGAATCCGAGGATGGAGCCGCGGGCCCCGTGGGTGGAGCAGGAGGGGCCGGAGTATTGGGACCAGGAGACGCGGAACATGAAGAACAGCGCACAGGTTTTCCGAGTGGACCTGAACACGATGCTCCGCTACTACAACCAGAGCGAGTCCG GGTCGCACAACATCCAGTGGACGTTTGGCTGTGACGTCGGACCCGACGGCCGCCTCCTCCGCGGGTACAGTCAGGAGTCCTATGACGGCAAGGATTACATCGCCCTGAACGAGGACCTGGGCTCCTGGACCGCGGCGGACACCGCGGCGCAGATCACCCGCCGCAAGTGGGAGGAGACCGGTGCAGCGAAGGACTGGAAGAACTACCTGGAGGGCACGTGCGTGGAGTGGCTCGCCAAATACCTGGACATGGGGAAGGAGACGCTGCTGCGCGCAG taTCTCCCAAAACACACGTGACCCGCCACCAGATCTCTGACCGTGAGGTGACCCTGaggtgctgggccctgggcttCTACCCTGCGGAGATCACCCTGACCTGGCAGCGTGATGGGCAGGACCACACCCAGGACGCAGAGCTTGTGGAGACCAGGCCTGCGGGAGATGGGACCTTCCAGAAGTGGGCGGCTGTGGTGGTGTCttctggagaggagcagagatacACGTGCCATGTGCAGCACGAGCGACTGCCCGAGCCCATCACCCTGAGATGGG agccatcctctctgccctccatcACCATTCTGGGCATCATTGCTGGTGTGGTTGTCCTTGTGGTCACTTTGGTGGTTGGAGCTGTGATCTGGAGGAAGAAGTTTTCAG GAGGAAAAGGACCAAGCTATTCTCATGCTGCAC GCGATGACAGTACTCAGGGCTCTGATTCGTCTCTAATGGCTCCTAAAG TGTGA
- the LOC125938453 gene encoding DLA class I histocompatibility antigen, A9/A9 alpha chain-like isoform X2 encodes MPRMGFVMPRTLLLLLSEALAVTQTWAGSHSLRYFYTAVSRPGLGESRFIAVGYVDDTQFVRFDSDAPNPRMEPRAPWVEQEGPEYWDQETRNMKNSAQVFRVDLNTMLRYYNQSESGSHNIQWTFGCDVGPDGRLLRGYSQESYDGKDYIALNEDLGSWTAADTAAQITRRKWEETGAAKDWKNYLEGTCVEWLAKYLDMGKETLLRAVSPKTHVTRHQISDREVTLRCWALGFYPAEITLTWQRDGQDHTQDAELVETRPAGDGTFQKWAAVVVSSGEEQRYTCHVQHERLPEPITLRWEPSSLPSITILGIIAGVVVLVVTLVVGAVIWRKKFSGGKGPSYSHAARDDSTQGSDSSLMAPKGAATDRLCLRLIQKTEVLSADQSFH; translated from the exons GCTCCCACTCCCTGAGGTATTTCTACACCGCGGTGTCCCGGCCCGGCCTCGGGGAGTCCCGCTTCATCGCCGTGGGCTACGTGGACGACACGCAGTTCGTGCGGTTCGACAGCGACGCCCCGAATCCGAGGATGGAGCCGCGGGCCCCGTGGGTGGAGCAGGAGGGGCCGGAGTATTGGGACCAGGAGACGCGGAACATGAAGAACAGCGCACAGGTTTTCCGAGTGGACCTGAACACGATGCTCCGCTACTACAACCAGAGCGAGTCCG GGTCGCACAACATCCAGTGGACGTTTGGCTGTGACGTCGGACCCGACGGCCGCCTCCTCCGCGGGTACAGTCAGGAGTCCTATGACGGCAAGGATTACATCGCCCTGAACGAGGACCTGGGCTCCTGGACCGCGGCGGACACCGCGGCGCAGATCACCCGCCGCAAGTGGGAGGAGACCGGTGCAGCGAAGGACTGGAAGAACTACCTGGAGGGCACGTGCGTGGAGTGGCTCGCCAAATACCTGGACATGGGGAAGGAGACGCTGCTGCGCGCAG taTCTCCCAAAACACACGTGACCCGCCACCAGATCTCTGACCGTGAGGTGACCCTGaggtgctgggccctgggcttCTACCCTGCGGAGATCACCCTGACCTGGCAGCGTGATGGGCAGGACCACACCCAGGACGCAGAGCTTGTGGAGACCAGGCCTGCGGGAGATGGGACCTTCCAGAAGTGGGCGGCTGTGGTGGTGTCttctggagaggagcagagatacACGTGCCATGTGCAGCACGAGCGACTGCCCGAGCCCATCACCCTGAGATGGG agccatcctctctgccctccatcACCATTCTGGGCATCATTGCTGGTGTGGTTGTCCTTGTGGTCACTTTGGTGGTTGGAGCTGTGATCTGGAGGAAGAAGTTTTCAG GAGGAAAAGGACCAAGCTATTCTCATGCTGCAC GCGATGACAGTACTCAGGGCTCTGATTCGTCTCTAATGGCTCCTAAAG GAGCTGCCACGGACCGGCTGTGCCTGAGGCTCATCCAGAAGACAGAG